One segment of Halococcus salsus DNA contains the following:
- the purE gene encoding 5-(carboxyamino)imidazole ribonucleotide mutase — protein sequence MADDIDALIEELYEEADENRPEAETPDVGIIMGSDSDLDTMAGAYEALFDLGFSEVTVDGTPENRFTFESYVVSAHRTPELMYAYAETAADRGLSVIIAGAGGKSADLPNMTASIAFPVSVIGVPVQEKSVDSVIGMPTGAPIVAVDAGKSYNAGLSAVQVLASEHDELAERLVEYHDDLVSGVADVSRALHDRGIEGFRERDG from the coding sequence ATGGCCGACGACATCGACGCGCTGATCGAGGAGCTGTACGAGGAAGCCGACGAGAACCGACCCGAGGCAGAGACGCCCGACGTGGGGATAATCATGGGCTCCGATTCCGACCTCGACACGATGGCCGGGGCGTACGAAGCGCTCTTCGACCTCGGATTCTCCGAGGTGACTGTGGACGGAACTCCCGAAAACCGATTCACCTTCGAGAGTTACGTCGTCTCCGCCCATCGAACTCCTGAACTGATGTACGCCTACGCCGAGACCGCCGCCGACCGTGGGCTCTCGGTCATCATCGCGGGCGCGGGCGGGAAGTCCGCCGATCTCCCGAACATGACCGCCTCGATCGCGTTCCCGGTGTCCGTGATCGGGGTGCCAGTGCAAGAGAAGTCCGTGGATTCGGTGATCGGGATGCCGACCGGCGCGCCCATCGTCGCGGTCGACGCCGGAAAGTCCTACAACGCGGGTCTCTCGGCGGTCCAGGTCCTCGCGAGCGAACACGACGAGCTCGCGGAGCGGCTCGTCGAGTACCACGACGACCTCGTGAGCGGGGTCGCGGACGTCTCGCGGGCGCTCCACGACCGGGGGATCGAGGGCTTCCGCGAGCGCGACGGATAG